A genomic stretch from Gorilla gorilla gorilla isolate KB3781 chromosome 20, NHGRI_mGorGor1-v2.1_pri, whole genome shotgun sequence includes:
- the LENG9 gene encoding leukocyte receptor cluster member 9, with protein MAAAREPELPQEAPATEPAPPPACRFFLEGRCRFGARCRQPHPGAPAPPGREAQPEAGAKKPPLRTAADVIQRIRWDPRLDPADFSVGYVDRFLGVREEPFSAFCWDPPLAALGPGVLAVPQHRVRFFRFRGRLVWDRASRTDLVFGSGSAAGRGPTILDAPNTEGAQGAEDAEWTLAGTGQEAQAAPKRGSTRPLCTGHQEPGVEEPGELEAAQERALGTAADLGTLAPRGRLAGVTEGALKPTAATRTTLLGGQEAQALGVPGGSAETTEAEWGPGAWPEDKRARLSVAAPCQPRPTHFVALMVTEPGLQAEVTKAQEYLVHVAPHCANFLVPSQNLHLTLALLRLAGAGEEAAAIGALRRALLAPGLNAPPRLSFRKLVLLGPHVLCAPPSPTLESMAQVLSQRLEAEGLSTLQSPGQLHPHLTVAKVPHGSQVHLPKLEFTLSQEVGCQPLQTLWLCRIGRTGGPFQPVAEIPLE; from the coding sequence ATGGCAGCGGCCAGAGAGCCGGAGTTGCCGCAGGAAGCCCCCGCCACGGAACCCGCGCCCCCGCCGGCCTGCCGCTTCTTCCTGGAAGGCCGCTGCCGCTTCGGCGCCCGCTGCCGCCAGCCCCACCCTGGGGCGCCGGCGCCGCCTGGCCGCGAGGCGCAGCCGGAGGCCGGGGCCAAGAAGCCGCCGCTGCGCACAGCCGCGGACGTCATCCAGCGCATCCGCTGGGACCCGCGCCTCGACCCCGCCGACTTCTCGGTGGGCTACGTCGACCGCTTTCTGGGTGTGCGCGAGGAGCCCTTCAGCGCCTTTTGCTGGGACCCGCCGCTGGCGGCGCTCgggccgggcgtgctggcagTGCCCCAGCACCGCGTGCGCTTCTTCCGCTTCCGTGGCCGCCTTGTGTGGGACCGCGCCTCGCGCACCGACCTCGTCTTTGGCTCTGGCTCGGCGGCGGGACGCGGGCCCACCATCCTGGACGCACCGAACACCGAGGGCGCCCAAGGGGCGGAGGATGCCGAGTGGACACTGGCGGGGACAGGTCAGGAGGCCCAGGCTGCCCCCAAGCGAGGGAGCACAAGGcctctctgcacagggcaccagGAACCAGGAGTGGAGGAACCCGGAGAGCTGGAGGCGGCCCAGGAGAGGGCGCTGGGCACAGCTGCTGATTTGGGAACACTGGCCCCAAGAGGACGCCTCGCCGGAGTGACTGAAGGGGCACTGAAGCCAACAGCAGCCACCAGGACCACATTGCTGGGGGGCCAGGAAGCACAGGCCCTGGGAGTCCCGGGGGGCTCCGCTGAGACGACAGAAGCCGAGTGGGGTCCTGGGGCCTGGCCCGAGGACAAAAGGGCCCGCCTTAGTGTTGCAGCCCCTTGCCAACCCCGCCCCACACATTTTGTGGCCCTCATGGTGACCGAGCCTGGGCTACAAGCAGAAGTGACCAAGGCCCAGGAATACCTGGTCCACGTGGCCCCACACTGCGCCAACTTCCTAGTGCCCTCTCAGAACCTACAcctgaccctggccctgctgCGACTGGCAGGAGCTGGGGAGGAGGCTGCTGCCATTGGAGCTCTGAGACGGGCCCTCTTGGCCCCGGGGCTAAATGCACCCCCTCGGCTGAGCTTTAGAAAGCTGGTCCTCCTGGGCCCGCATGTGCTGTGTGCCCCACCCTCTCCCACACTGGAAAGCATGGCACAAGTGCTGAGCCAGAGGCTGGAAGCCGAGGGGCTGAGTACGCTACAGTCTCCAGGGCAGCTGCACCCCCACCTCACCGTGGCCAAGGTGCCCCATGGTTCCCAGGTCCACctccccaagctggagttcacCCTCAGCCAGGAAGTGGGGTGCCAGCCCCTGCAGACACTCTGGCTGTGCCGTATAGGGAGGACAGGGGGGCCTTTCCAGCCCGTGGCTGAGATCCCCCTGGAGTGA
- the CDC42EP5 gene encoding cdc42 effector protein 5, with translation MPVLKQLGPAQPKKRPDRGALSISAPLGDFRHTLHVGRGGDAFGDTSFLSRHGGGPPPEPRAPPAGAPRSPPPPAVPQSAAPSSADPLLSFHLDLGPSMLDAVLGVMDAARPEAAAAKPDAEPRPGTQPPQARCRPNADLELDDVIGL, from the coding sequence ATGCCCGTGCTGAAGCAGCTGGGCCCCGCGCAGCCCAAGAAGCGGCCTGATCGCGGCGCCCTGTCCATCTCCGCGCCGCTCGGCGACTTCCGGCACACGCTGCACGTGGGGCGCGGCGGCGACGCCTTCGGGGACACCTCGTTCCTGAGCCGCCACGGCGGCGGGCCGCCCCCCGAGCCCCGGGCGCCTCCCGCGGGGGCCCCGCGCTCCCCGCCGCCGCCCGCCGTCCCGCAGTCCGCAGCGCCCTCTTCTGCCGACCCGCTGCTGTCCTTCCACCTGGATCTGGGGCCCTCCATGCTGGACGCGGTGCTGGGCGTCATGGACGCGGCGCGCCCGGAGGCGGCTGCCGCCAAGCCCGACGCGGAACCCCGCCCCGGGACGCAGCCCCCCCAGGCCCGCTGCCGCCCCAACGCGGACCTCGAGCTGGACGACGTCATCGGCCTCTAG